In Telopea speciosissima isolate NSW1024214 ecotype Mountain lineage chromosome 10, Tspe_v1, whole genome shotgun sequence, the DNA window TAAGAGTGTAGCGAAGAAATTTCTTATGATGAGGAGTGAGGTAGAAAGAGAGGGTGCTAGTGTACCCTCCCCTGACGACTTAGagaatattttcctttttttttaaggcaGTTGCCCATGGATTAGGCTGATTGGCTACACGATAAACTTGGTGGCTCATCTCAATTATATGACCCATTGTTCGTTGTATATTGATTTGTTCCAAAATGCTAACcacacaaaatgaaaaatgtgcATCACACATTCACACTCATTGCTCCCGATACCAACCAATTTAGCATGGCCAATTCATGCCCCAAAAACATTGaatcagtgttttttttttttaatctgaagGCTGGTTCTAGGGTTCTTGGAAACTATTTCGTCCTTGAATTCTGTCTTTTAAAACTTATTAGCAGTTAAAAGTTTATGGGAAAGTGTTTGCTGTCAGAGATCATGGCCCCGACACACAAGGGGGGGCAATGGGAGCACACGCAAAAGCATCAACAATGGCAACATTTATGCTTTTGATgaggggtggggcagtcattcaCCCCTCCATATCTAAATGCAACATGCACGCTCCCAGACAGAGTTCCTTTTTTCCAAATCTTATTTATTTTCCCTTGTCCCTCTATCTTTTGGGGTTTAAGATGCAAAAGAATCATGTATGACATATTTGTATTGCAAATGTGAGCAGTGTCCCTCAATTTATTTAAATGTGAAGTTAGCAAAGTCCATTACCTAGTCCACCTGAATTTATAGGTTTTGAATTCTAAGAATCCTAGACTTTTCAAGcatgtttttgaatttttattctcCCTCAAATTCCATCATATATTCTCGCTCTCATGTATATTCATGCACCTTTatatttttcaggtttttgcCATGTAACAACATGCACTGTCCTATGGTTGCATTGTCACTTGGGTTTCAGCATCTCCTCTCTCTATTTCTCGTTAGCAAAGAATCCTCTCCCTTATCCTAATTAGACATACTGGATTCATTGGAGTAACCCAATTGGCATCCCTATGCTATACGCGTCGCTAACACAACTCTTTTTTAACGGCTTTCACTATACTCCAGGTTGCCTTTTCCTTTTCcgtgactcgaacccatgacatGGTACCCAActctaataccaaatgttaggtatgATGCACAAAAAGCTCTAGAGCTGGAATACATTAAATCAAACTcttttaacctatctcatactaagTTGGCACAATCTAACATCCACACACTAGATCAAGCCCCATTGCAcatgacaacaacaacttaCAGGAGCTCTTCGCTTTACTTAGTCAGGCATCCTGTCCCAGACAGTACCAGAGACTACACCTGCTAAGCAGTAATTAAAATATCCTccctttcaaggttcaaacTCAAGAGTCCATTCGATCACTACAACATATCTACCCAGGAACTTATGTTCCAAACTGCTACTACATCAAAAAAGATTAGGATTTCCCACGGCGCAGCAGTTCTTTCATACCAACTTAGGTATTTACccgggggaaaaaaaaaaaaaaaaaaaaaaaacttagctGCCCAACGCTGCTATTGGCATAACAACTGGTACACCATAGGTTGGCCCAACCTAGTCCTCATGTAATAGGGTTGGAGCATCGGCTGCTTCCTGAGCTTTTGGTTTCGTGGGATCAACTCGATAAATGGATGAAACAACCACCTTGCCTGTGCAATACAACCACCTTGCCTGTGCAATACCTGGCTCTGGTGCTCCTATCATGGGGTACACTTGAACTAAGTAAATGGTGAAGCCCCAAATGATCttctgatcgtagaccaccctccTCGATCTCATGGAATAGCCTGAATTGAGTGATCGAGGAACTCTCGTCGTTGTAGTGTCCGTAGAATGTAATCCAATCAAGCCACACTTTCTGCACAACCTGAAGCAAGGAGAATTCTATAGCCTGATGCTCCTTTAAAAAAGAGCGTCCGAAGACACATGGGCAGGAACTTGGGATGTTATTTTAAGGTACACTACATTAGCATTCCACATTGAAGCAAACTAGAGTAAAAGAACAAGATGAAACACAAAGAAGGTTCACATAGGCCAAGACTTCTGTTAATCAAAGAGGTCTATACATAACCAGATCATGTTTTAAAAGTGTGTGAAATCCTCAAACCAAAATGGTTTTGACCATAACATATTAGGAGGTGTTTGTTTTTTCACATCTGTCAAATTTAATCCTTCACATCCATAACATTTAATTCTACAATACGTTATACAGGAGAAAAATCTGGGGAATAAGGAAAAGAGCAGGAACCATGCTATACTTAGAAACCACAAAGCTACCATATTTCCCTGGCCCTTTTCTTCCCCTAAAAACACACAACCAAGCCAAGAATGAATTGCCGTACAAACACCAGATAAACAGGGGTTTCCCTCTCCCATCTCTCGGGTCGGATGGGCCTTTGTGCCTCCGGTATCACCTTCCTACCATTTCTCCCATGTTCGGTCCAAGGTAACATGTTGAAGACATCTCTGTCGAACACGAACACCTTTCACACCAACAAAGATGCAAATGACCAAAGTACTAGACCAGTTTTAAAGATAGCAGTGATGGGACATATATAATGATACTGGAGGAGACCCTTGGAGCCCACACAAGTGGGTGCTCATTGGATGGTGAGGACCCTGTTTGGGGCCTGATTCACCGTTATGCTTCCCCGCTGCTGGCCCGAGCAGTCTCCTTCCTCCCCCCTTTCCTCTGTGAGCGAATGAAATTTAGACAGCGAGAAGCCCTGATGATGTTGGTAGCAGCCACTGCCATTGGAGTACATTTCCTGATCCAAAGGCCCCTTTACTTCTTTTTGATTATTAGAAGAACATATGTTAGCAGTTGACTCAGATGGCAATGCTTCAGAACCGGATGAACTCCCTGACTGGGTATAAGGGGCTGCACCAAAACTTGCACCCTTCTCAGGTGTGGACTTAGAGCCATTATTGTCAAGTTTCTTTGTATTGAGAAAACGGCCTCCACAACCTCTTGCTCTTCTCATAGCATGCTGGTGCCGAGATTCATGAAGGTAAGGCTGTAGAAAAAAATGTCAAGTCAACCCACGTGTCGTATTCAGAAAGAATTTCTACTGATAATCTGGTACAATGAATCACACAAAAAAACTGCAATATACTGACCACTGAATTTCTTACAAATAAAAGACTATAACAGTCTTTTTAAATCTCTACTAGCCGGGCCATCCATGCAAGGTACATGGTAGGCCTTTacaactttttatttttgggggtaCCCTTTTAACACCTATTTCAGTTCACAAAACAACTGAAACAAGTATTTAGAGTAGGCCTTAATTTCATCCCAATGAAGGAGAGCAGAATAGAATTACGGGGCAAATAAAAGAAATCCCTCGGGGTCCATCTAGTTGGGTGTAAATGCTGTGAAGTCGGAACATTCAAAAAGAATGAAATGTTTCACTTAAAACCAGCTATTACTGTGAACAGTAGAAACATGGAATCTGTGGATGagctcaaacaaaaaaaaagggtaagcAATCAAAGTTGCTAACAAATATGAGACAATATGATTCATAAATAAGGGTAAGCAATCAAGTTGAAGgaattttatattatttaaatCGTATAATTTATCTACCTTTCTAGCTTTTATCAGTTTCTTTTCTAGTTCAGCCTTTGCACGTGATTGTCTCCGCCTTAAAATTCCATGGTACTGCTTGGCATTCACGTAAACAGGCTCCTCTGCCATTTCCAGGGGTAAAGGCATTCTGCTGTGATGCATTCCAACCAAATGAGAATGTGCCTGTCAATTGAAGAGAATCATTAGGCAGAACTTTCATGGTTACAAAGATCTATTTAGTGATAATTTTTTTCCTATATATGGCATCAATAGTCTCATTAGCGCAGAGCACATCAAAGTTTCACATCCTTATAtcccattaaataaataacaaatatGCACCCCATGAATTGGATGTAGACATCAATTCAGGTGAACCAGAAATGAGAAAACTGGGATCTCACCTAAATGTATAGATCAACAAAATAGAACAGATTACATGAGAGAGACCTTCACATCTAATAATGTTTGCATAGAAACCAAATCACAACCCAACTAATGGAATGAATCAATCTGATGTAAATCAACCTCATTAGACGGATCTGATCAATTTAACCATATATGCACAGAAGACCACAGGTTGCATACCAAAGCCTGAGCTCCGTACGCAGTAACTACTCCCCCATAATACGGATCGGAATATGCAAAGGGAGCACAAGCCTGtcgcataaaaaaaaaaagaagaagaaaatttagaTCATTTCAGCAGTCCTGTATATCCAAAACCATCCAATGAACATATTCATGATTTCATATAAAAGATGTGGTGCAATTCCGGTTCAATAACCCTGATTATGGGTTCACAATGGAACCACAAGAAtgataaatatataaaaaaataatgattaaGTGGCAATTCCGCAATTATATGGGAGTTTAGGACCAACAAATGAAGCGAAGTAGAATTAAGGACGTCTGGCAACAATTACTCAAGTGGGGGGGGTATTTCAGGAAACAAATATTACGGATGTAGTGGAATAGAATAACAAAGGACTAGAAGAGTAATTATGTAAACAAGCAAGAATCTGTCCCAAAGAAgaattcctcttcttccttgcgACTGCACACAACCAGTGGTAGATCTGATTTGCTTTCGGGTGAAGGATCTCCTTCGATATAGCACCGACTGACTCAAGATTTCAGGCAATAAATCACGACTCCCAGCCCTCCTAAATGCAATGAGTAACAGACTAGGTAATGGATTATTGCAATTGAAAATAATCTCTGAAATCAGTAGTGGCGGTACACTAGGAACCAGACTTGAAGTTCTGGTTAGAACTTTCAATCGAGTTCAgatttcaaaaccaaaatctgCAATATGGGCTGTTTCTAGCAAAAGGATTATGTCGTAAAACCTTGGATGGTCCGATAAGAACCAGACTTGAAGTTCTGGTTAGAACTTTCAATCGAGTTCAgatttcaaaaccaaaatctgCAATATGGGCCGTTTCTAGCAAAAGGATTATGTCGTAAAACCTTGGATGGTCCGATAAGAATCAAAGGAGTTCGAGCTCAAGATTGGAAGCTGCCAGTACCACCTGAAACGAAGTACCCCAAACCGCAAAGAACATCACAACAGCACAGGATAGGACGGATGGATGatcagaaacaagaaaaagaaagacagtcaagaaaatagataaagTGAGTTATGAAAGCCAGACCAAAGAAGTAGTTCTGGATTGAACAGACAGGTAAGCAACCATAATACAGTAGCATAGTTAACTCAAATAAACTTCATTCAATTCCAAAACTTGACTGATTTTGATGGTCTTGCTtacatatataaaagaaaaggccaaaaaagaaagaaggtttcctaatcaaactctaaaactgaaaatagaattCAACACTAACTAGTCTATCTCCTACGACTCTTTCACGTGAAtaagataataaaaataaattgcaaagtaacccCTAATTAACCCAGTGTGTAACTGCATCAAGATGACTACCTGAGCAAATGGAGCAATAACAACATTGagaattttaaatattttgggtgggggggggggggggcgggaaATGATGAGAGGAAAGAAATGGCCAAGTTCCCGCTGgttatagagaaagaaaaaaatgcttACAACTGAATGACCAACAAGTTCAAGTTGGGTATGTGGTACAAGGCATTCACCAATTGTTGGAGGAATTCCATCTGAACCTGAAAGTAATCCAATCCAGAttatataaaagaaataataaccaATGAATATATCATATATTACAAAGCATATCAATAGGAAAATCTACAAGCAATTTCACAAGCTCAAAGAACCGAGAAAGAAAATGAGACCAGGAAAAAGGACAAATAGCATTTAAACTCGTCCTTTATAGAATGTAGTTCCAATCATTTCTCATTGGTGCATTTCTACCGGACGACCAGAGAAATCCTGATTTGTCATGTCAACTGGTCATTTCTAACTCTTGGTTAAAAAAATGTGACAAGTCCCTTGAATGTTTTAGCACAAAATGCTTTATCTGCAAAACAAGCCATCAGAGAACAGTTTGGCAGCACATtaccaaatcaaaaaaagttaaaaggaaaaagattctCCCAAAAGGGTGAAATGTTTATAGAAAAGGAATTTATTTAGAAGTAACCAATGAAGAAGTTGGGTGTCAAACTGATGTAGATCCCAGCCCCATGCATGGCTGACATACAATCGAAGGAAGAAGATCCAGTCCAGCCAAGACCAGTCAGCTCGAGTCTAACCAGTCCCTAACTTTGGGACAGAATTGGACCAGCCAATTTGTCTCCATCAAGCCATTCCCTAAGCAGCTTCTCGGCAGCAGCTTCTCCTCAACAGCTTGTAAGCAGCTTCTCAGCAAGTATTTACTAGTGTTCACTTGGCTAAGCCCTCACTATATATAGAGGCCTTATTGTAAGTTTTAGatagaatgaaagaaaaaaaatgaagtttgtTTTTGCAAACCATTGTCCTGAGAAAGGCTAAGAGATCAACTGAGAGAGTTGAGAGTGAGAGACCCACGGCTGAGATAGCCCTCTATCCCCATTTCCCTTCTATCCCTCcgtcttctcttctatcttctgttTTCTTTGCTGATTTGTTCCCTTAATCTGAAGTTTATTGATTAAGATCAAGATCCTGCATGGGGTTAGATCATTCGTGATTTAACCTTACATTACAAACAGGAGCAATATAGTTCCACCAGTTGAAGATGCAAGTAAGCCGACTAGACAAGGACCCAGAAAATAGTGATCCAGGTTCCAAGGAAAAACAAACCTGACAAGATCTCCTTGGCTAGGCATCCTTTTAGTAACTTAGAAGCAAATGAGTCAATGTCAAACATGGCCATGAAATAATAGAGACattgaacccccccccccccccaaccctacatccacccaaaacaaaaaagataagcTAACTCCCACGAACAGTCTATTCCCTTGCCCTAGATACAACTTGGACATAATTTGTCTGCGTCATGTGAGGAGGACATACCCAGAGAAGCTCATATATAAACGTTACAATAACAACAGTGAAGACTACACTCCTCGCAGGGTTGATGTGTTTACATGGGCTGTTTCTTTGGACAAAGTGTTTCAGTCTATAGAGTATTTAAACTCGCCATTAGACGCTCtttatgcaaatgcaatatggAAGCAACAGACCTTTTGTGCTCCCTTCTCAGCTGAAGTTAATATTCACTTCCTGGCCTTCTCTGGAGCATAATCCAAATGTGCTATGATTTAGTGGATAATTGTTGCTGTTTAGATTTCTTGTAGGtcatggaaggagaagaagcggCATATGTTTGATGAATAGTTTGAAACCTGACCTTACATGATAGCTGTTATTGGTCTGTATATTATAACATGGGCAACAACTACAAATGAATTATAAGACCTGGAAGTTTTCCTGGGGGTATCTTACAGCTGTGGCAATTATTCAAGGATGACTGACAAAGAGATGGGAACAGCTTCTTCTTGCACACTTCTAATTTTTaatcctttcttttatttttttggagcaCACTGTTAGACAGGTCATTTCTATATGTTCGGTtacaaacccctccccccccccccccttaaaaaagttctacatgttcattttaacatttttttcctGTTGTCCTAACAAAAAGAAGTAATTCGTACTTTCAGACAAATACAACCAAGATGAGCAGGTTTACAAAACCCAACAAAGGTTTCCACATTTTTCCATTGAGACCAATTAGCCACATCCTTCCTGATGAGGTAGGTGTTGAAGGATTTGGGATTGAcctggttcggttcggttctcTTTAGTTCCCTTGTTGAAGTGTGTAATGTAACTAGGTATACTAGAGTGTCTagattcattatgcacatgttaattgtGCTTGAGTAAatcttccatatttgtaattatcctagattataaataaagtagtgGCCTCTGTCATCttgacaagccaaatcattctctttctctttctttttctttttctcaactTAGTATCAGAGCGCCAAAAAACCctacaaaaaataattttgtttttttccacCGCCGCTGCCAGTAGAGCACCACCACCGATCTCGAGGCTCTGGCCTCACCGCGTCAGACATGGTTGACTGAACATGCACCAGCGCATGTCGTACCATGTATGACAGTCTCTAACAACCACTGATCGCCATTGCCACCTATATCCGCCACCACCATTCGGCTCCAATGGCCGCTCCATCACTGCCTTTGCGCCTCCCAGGGCCCTTGCCCTCTGTCCGCATCTACTAGGGCCCTGCCCTAGCCCACTAGTGATCGTCTAAGGGCCTCCAGCCCCCTGTCGAACAAAACCAGGGGCCTCCGCCCACTGCTGCCGACCTCCAGGGGCCTCTCGCTCCCTGCTGCCGACCTCCAAGGGCCTCTTAATGGGGGAccggaaaggagaaagaaatcagaattgcaaggggggaagagaagaaaccgtgacaagaagaagaaaggggggggggggggagagaagagtGCTCACGCACACAGCCTTAggcttcaattcattcttcaataaTCTCAATACGTTGGTTACAAGCatataaattagaaaataaaagatttaaacAAGGAAACAACTATTCTAGGAcaacttaacaaaaaaaaagataatctAAAACTTACTAAAACTCATCCTATGAATCCTACCCAAATTAAAAGATTTCCTTACATaattatccaaataaaataaataataaaattctaaatATCTACCAGGAAAACCATACTTGGATCCAGTTCATCTCCGtgtaactgggtttgggtcggtccaaggtagtgcactaGTTGGGTTGGCCCGGTCCAAGATTCTCCTTCATCAATTCTCTCGGAGTTCAGAAAAACTCGTCCATGAGTTTTGTAGAACGAGAGAATCAAAAACTTGCGATTGACGTCAACTATCAGTCCACGTCCAACTTTGTATAAAATCCACGAGCTGAAATTCTTGATTGAAGTAACCATGGGAAAGCACATATTCAAATGGATCAACTAAACGATCAACAGCCACGATTTCTTGATGTTCATGGGCCAATGGCATTGCCTGGATTAAAATCTGATCCGTTACGATTTCTTGATGTTCATCAGCCAACGGCATTGCCTGGATTGAAATCTGACCATGGAATTTCAATTCTTCGATCGGACTGTTGATTTCATTGTGATCTTCAACTGCTTGGGTTGAAATCTGATCATGGAATTTCAATTTTTCGATTGGATCGTTGATTTCATTGTGATCTTCAACCGCCTGGGTCGAAATCTGATCATGGAGCTTTAACTCGGCCTTCAACAATTCATGGTTTGCTTGAAGGGCTCTTATGACTTTGTCATGTTTTTGGAGCTTTAATTCAGTCTTCAACCATTCATGGTTTGCTTGAAGGACTCTTATGGCTTCGTCATTTTGTTGAAGTATTCTGGTCCACTGTTCATGACTCATTTGGGTAGTGgatttaaagagaagaaaagaaatatggtgTATTGATGGGTGGGGAGGGGTAAACTtgaaaactaataaaattagaggaaaaaaaagaaatgagagagaaagacgAGGGTATTATGgggaacaaaaataataaaaaaaaaaaaaggaaacataaaGGAACCGTAAGAGGGAGGGGTATACTTGGAATAAAACGAAAATAAGGGAAATCAGAATTAGATTAAAAGGGGATGACAGTTTaggaaataaatataaaaaaaaaaagacacaagCAAAAAGAGGAACCGTAGGTTTACCCAACAGTCCTATTTGGAGTCTGCTACTCCAGAGAACAGTGAGGAATGGAGTTTGACGGTGTGTTGTGACTGTGGACAGAGCAGTTTGAGTTCGATTAGGACTCGACGACTTAGACGAAGAGGCGGTGATGTCAAACAACGGTAACTTCGACCTCAACGATGGAACCAGGTATGATTcctatgtctctctctctcttcttttcttttgtttggttCGCTGCTTCtcttctagatttttttttttttctggttctcttCGTCTCTTcttgattctttctttttttcttttttttttttgggtttctggtTGCTGGTGGAATACGAGGGCGAGGGGAAGGGAATCGATTGAGGAAGGGAAAAATAAGGCAAGGGTTGTGGGAGCTTGTCGCTGGAATTGACAGtggccttttcttttctttatggaACTGCTGGGGAATGGGAAACTGAAATGGAAGGATGGACTGGGGTAAGGTTTCAGCGGCAGATTGGAGAGAGAGGGTTGATGCGGGAAAGGGGCAGagacgattttttttttggttcgcTGTTACAgcgaggaagaaaggaaagggaaggtggTTGAGTTTTGCTAAGAGGTTGGAATCGAATGGGAGTGGCGGTCGCTGGAGTCgaagggtgtttttttttttcactgtaCCTCAGAACAGTAACAGGAAAGAGAGaatagggaagaaaagaaaggaagaagaatagaatggggaagagagggaaagaggaaGATGGGATCCTTCGGCTTtgataccagataatgggggaccggaaaggagaaaggaaaagctagaaagaaatcagaattgcagggggaaggggggaagaGACGAAACcgcgagaagaagaagaagggggggagagaagagtgcacacgcacacagccttaggcttcaattcattcttcaataaTCTCAATACATTGATTACaagcatataaataagaaaataaaagacttaaacaaggaaacaacTATTCTAGgacttttaaccaaaaaaaggcAATTTAAAACTTACTAAAACTCATCCTATGAATCCAACCCAAATTAAAAGATCTCCTTACATAtttatcccaataaaataaa includes these proteins:
- the LOC122642988 gene encoding nuclear transcription factor Y subunit A-1-like isoform X2, with amino-acid sequence MESESENVNRLELGAQNIPVSAVSSQPWWRYNAVPPTTVAENASKSRSMDDINSGLVSKARQSQTNAVPEKEANVSKETQTSMAPPSGSDGIPPTIGECLVPHTQLELVGHSVACAPFAYSDPYYGGVVTAYGAQALAHSHLVGMHHSRMPLPLEMAEEPVYVNAKQYHGILRRRQSRAKAELEKKLIKARKPYLHESRHQHAMRRARGCGGRFLNTKKLDNNGSKSTPEKGASFGAAPYTQSGSSSGSEALPSESTANICSSNNQKEVKGPLDQEMYSNGSGCYQHHQGFSLSKFHSLTEERGEEGDCSGQQRGSITVNQAPNRVLTIQ
- the LOC122642988 gene encoding nuclear transcription factor Y subunit A-1-like isoform X1 translates to MESESENVNRLELGAQNIPVSAVSSQPWWRYNAVPPTTVAENASKSRSMDDINSGLVSKARQSQTNAVPEKEANVSKETQTSMAPPSGSDGIPPTIGECLVPHTQLELVGHSVACAPFAYSDPYYGGVVTAYGAQALAHSHLVGMHHSRMPLPLEMAEEPVYVNAKQYHGILRRRQSRAKAELEKKLIKARKVDKPYLHESRHQHAMRRARGCGGRFLNTKKLDNNGSKSTPEKGASFGAAPYTQSGSSSGSEALPSESTANICSSNNQKEVKGPLDQEMYSNGSGCYQHHQGFSLSKFHSLTEERGEEGDCSGQQRGSITVNQAPNRVLTIQ